Proteins from a genomic interval of Vanessa atalanta chromosome 28, ilVanAtal1.2, whole genome shotgun sequence:
- the LOC125074682 gene encoding general transcriptional corepressor trfA-like isoform X3, giving the protein MIKMKWKELIKKLNSISDGHYRSEIRWGKVWSDFKNNARRKLCKIVNVSKGGPAVKFIITDLEHRALEIMQNKSPSKDEVVEIAIDGQVQEQEEGKSLSNASVPDYMNSVVKTEDCTMTSDTPETSRQSPLIEETPKPQQPTTSSQAIKDAVTQLILEADKNGRDYGRQRDRIDVDLERERIRQRDEELRLRDYELRERVRQRDVELQLQEKWLEFMKEAMHLIKRHLDK; this is encoded by the exons ATGATAAAAATGAAATGGAaggaattgataaaaaaattgaacagTATAAGCGACGGACACTATCGTTCGGAAATTCGGTGGGGTAAA gtTTGGAGCGATTTTAAGAATAATGCTCGgagaaaattatgtaaaatcgTCAACGTATCCAAGGGTGGTCCAgcagttaaatttataatcactGACTTGGAGCATCGGGCGCTTGAAATTATGCAAAATAAGTCTCCTAGCAAAGATGAAGTAGTAGAGATCGCTATTGATGGACAG GTACAAGAACAGGAGGAAGGAAAAAGTTTATCGAACGCATCCGTCCCGGACTATATGAATTCAGTCGTTAAAACTGAAGACTGTACAATGA CTTCCGACACACCAGAAACCAGCAGACAATCACCCCTAATCGAAGAAACTCCAAAACCTCAACAACCCACCACCTCCAGTCAAGCGATAAAAGATGCCGTAACCCAACTCATCTTAGAAGCTGATAAGAATGGAAGGGATTACGGCAGGCAACGGGATAGGATCGACGTTGATTTAGAGAGGGAGAGGATTAGGCAAAGAGATGAGGAGTTACGGCTGAGGGACTACGAATTAAGGGAGAGAGTGAGACAGAGGGATGTGGAACTCCAGCTACAAGAGAAATGGCTGGAGTTCATGAAGGAAGCGATGCACCTTATCAAGCGGCatctagataaataa
- the LOC125074682 gene encoding uncharacterized protein LOC125074682 isoform X1, with the protein MNKARTSRKQMSMIIDFMEKYGDIHKPRQYPAQEMIKMKWKELIKKLNSISDGHYRSEIRWGKVWSDFKNNARRKLCKIVNVSKGGPAVKFIITDLEHRALEIMQNKSPSKDEVVEIAIDGQVQEQEEGKSLSNASVPDYMNSVVKTEDCTMTSDTPETSRQSPLIEETPKPQQPTTSSQAIKDAVTQLILEADKNGRDYGRQRDRIDVDLERERIRQRDEELRLRDYELRERVRQRDVELQLQEKWLEFMKEAMHLIKRHLDK; encoded by the exons ATGAATAAAGCAAGAACGAGCCGAAAACAGATGTCAATGATTATAGATTTTATGGAGAA ATACGGAGACATTCATAAACCCAGACAATACCCGGCTCAAGAGATGATAAAAATGAAATGGAaggaattgataaaaaaattgaacagTATAAGCGACGGACACTATCGTTCGGAAATTCGGTGGGGTAAA gtTTGGAGCGATTTTAAGAATAATGCTCGgagaaaattatgtaaaatcgTCAACGTATCCAAGGGTGGTCCAgcagttaaatttataatcactGACTTGGAGCATCGGGCGCTTGAAATTATGCAAAATAAGTCTCCTAGCAAAGATGAAGTAGTAGAGATCGCTATTGATGGACAG GTACAAGAACAGGAGGAAGGAAAAAGTTTATCGAACGCATCCGTCCCGGACTATATGAATTCAGTCGTTAAAACTGAAGACTGTACAATGA CTTCCGACACACCAGAAACCAGCAGACAATCACCCCTAATCGAAGAAACTCCAAAACCTCAACAACCCACCACCTCCAGTCAAGCGATAAAAGATGCCGTAACCCAACTCATCTTAGAAGCTGATAAGAATGGAAGGGATTACGGCAGGCAACGGGATAGGATCGACGTTGATTTAGAGAGGGAGAGGATTAGGCAAAGAGATGAGGAGTTACGGCTGAGGGACTACGAATTAAGGGAGAGAGTGAGACAGAGGGATGTGGAACTCCAGCTACAAGAGAAATGGCTGGAGTTCATGAAGGAAGCGATGCACCTTATCAAGCGGCatctagataaataa
- the LOC125074682 gene encoding general transcriptional corepressor trfA-like isoform X4, whose protein sequence is MQNKSPSKDEVVEIAIDGQVQEQEEGKSLSNASVPDYMNSVVKTEDCTMTSDTPETSRQSPLIEETPKPQQPTTSSQAIKDAVTQLILEADKNGRDYGRQRDRIDVDLERERIRQRDEELRLRDYELRERVRQRDVELQLQEKWLEFMKEAMHLIKRHLDK, encoded by the exons ATGCAAAATAAGTCTCCTAGCAAAGATGAAGTAGTAGAGATCGCTATTGATGGACAG GTACAAGAACAGGAGGAAGGAAAAAGTTTATCGAACGCATCCGTCCCGGACTATATGAATTCAGTCGTTAAAACTGAAGACTGTACAATGA CTTCCGACACACCAGAAACCAGCAGACAATCACCCCTAATCGAAGAAACTCCAAAACCTCAACAACCCACCACCTCCAGTCAAGCGATAAAAGATGCCGTAACCCAACTCATCTTAGAAGCTGATAAGAATGGAAGGGATTACGGCAGGCAACGGGATAGGATCGACGTTGATTTAGAGAGGGAGAGGATTAGGCAAAGAGATGAGGAGTTACGGCTGAGGGACTACGAATTAAGGGAGAGAGTGAGACAGAGGGATGTGGAACTCCAGCTACAAGAGAAATGGCTGGAGTTCATGAAGGAAGCGATGCACCTTATCAAGCGGCatctagataaataa